The proteins below come from a single Zea mays cultivar B73 chromosome 8, Zm-B73-REFERENCE-NAM-5.0, whole genome shotgun sequence genomic window:
- the LOC103636309 gene encoding photosystem II reaction center PSB28 protein, chloroplastic-like isoform X1 has product MAAVMKALAVASPVSARAAQHPRRYHVAGVPSQQHQQQNLSLHLQSLFHGVSSVQCPGRWRRAQVVAMAGRPAIQFIQGTDEQTVPDVRLTKSRDGTNGVAVFAFERPSVFDSSAELGDITGFYMVDDEGVLQSVDVSAKFVNGKPARIEAKYVMRTPQEWDRFMRFMERYSRANGLQFVRN; this is encoded by the exons ATGGCCGCAGTGATGAAGGCTCTTGCTGTCGCCTCGCCGGTGTCGGCACGGGCAGCACAGCATCCCCGTCGGTACCACGTCGCAG GTGTCCCTAGCCAGCAGCATCAACAGCAGAACTTGAGCCTGCACCTGCAGTCGTTGTTCCACGGCGTATCGTCGGTTCAGTGCCCTGGGCGATGGCGGCGGGCGCAGGTGGTGGCGATGGCGGGCCGGCCTGCGATCCAGTTCATCCAGGGCACGGACGAGCAGACGGTCCCGGACGTGCGGCTGACCAAGTCCCGCGACGGCACCAACGGCGTGGCCGTCTTCGCGTTCGAGCGTCCGTCGGTGTTCGACTCGTCGGCGGAGCTGGGCGACATCACGGGCTTTTACATGGTGGACGACGAGGGCGTGCTGCAGTCCGTGGACGTGAGCGCCAAGTTCGTGAACGGCAAGCCGGCGCGGATCGAGGCCAAGTACGTGATGCGCACGCCTCAGGAGTGGGACCGCTTCATGCGCTTCATGGAGCGGTACTCCCGGGCCAACGGCCTCCAGTTCGTCAGGAACTGA
- the LOC100382633 gene encoding Vesicle-associated protein 2-2-like, whose translation MGQDLVEIHPSELQFTFEVKKQSSCVVHLINKSNDYVAFKVKTTSPKRYCVRPNTGVILPRKTCEFTVTMQALRTAPPDMQLKDKFLVQTTIVPYGTSDEELVPAFFSKETGRYIEESKLRVVLVSAYQSLEEQPTNKIHDTEPVVEVPVLKEVPNIENEVPDAAKEVPAPLVQAPAIVTGIPSPVEETPGLREFRVPLNEAPAVLAESPSAQKDPSVITVEHASTVIIEHSPAISIESPPLKQSVTVFKESPPSKQSIAAFKEYPPPSKQSIAVFKESPPLEETSPKEAVVLSDRGLFSVQNHQLSHVTEDVQNLKSKLNNLESKLEEAGKMIIRLKEESRSTTQERDKLQQEMVFLRKKGTPRSQVGFPLLFVVYVALLGTLLGYLLRL comes from the exons ATGGGCCAGGACCTCGTCGAGATCCATCCGAGCGAGCTCCAGTTCACCT TTGAGGTGAAGAAACAAAGTTCATGTGTCGTCCACCTAATCAACAAGTCCAACGACTATGTTGCTTTCAAG GTTAAAACAACATCTCCTAAAAGATACTGTGTTCGACCAAATACTGGGGTTATCCTTCCAAGGAAAACATGTGAATTCACAG TTACCATGCAAGCGCTCCGAACTGCTCCGCCAGACATGCAACTAAAGGACAAGTTTTTGGTACAGACCACAATTGTTCCTTATGGTACATCTGACGAGGAACTCGTTCCTGCCTTT TTCTCCAAAGAAACTGGCAGATACATTGAGGAAAGCAAATTGAGAGTTGTTCTTGTTAGTGCATACCAATCCCTTGAAGAGCAACCGACTAATAAAATTCATGACACTGAGCCAGTTGTTGAAGTTCCTGTACTGAAAGAGGTGCCAAATATAGAGAACGAAGTGCCAGATGCTGCAAAAGAAGTTCCTGCCCCTCTGGTACAAGCTCCAGCGATTGTGACTGGAATACCTTCACCTGTCGAAGAGACTCCTGGCCTGAGAGAATTCCGTGTGCCGCTGAATGAAGCACCAGCTGTATTGGCAGAATCTCCTTCCGCTCAAAAAGACCCTTCTGTTATTACAGTTGAACATGCCTCTACTGTTATAATTGAACATTCCCCTGCTATTTCCATTGAATCCCCTCCTTTGAAACAAAGTGTCACAGTTTTTAAGGAATCTCCTCCTTCGAAACAAAGCATTGCAGCTTTCAAGGAATATCCTCCTCCTTCGAAACAAAGCATTGCAGTTTTTAAGGAATCTCCTCCACTGGAGGAAACTAGTCCTAAAGAAGCTGTTGTGCTAAGTGACCGAGGACTCTTCAGTGTGCAGAACCATCAATTATCTCAT GTAACAGAAGATGTTCAGAATCTGAAATCAAAGCTCAACAATCTCGAATCAAAATTGGAAGAG GCTGGAAAGATGATAATAAGGCTAAAAGAAGAGAGCAGAAGTACCACCCAGGAGCGGGATAAGCTACAGCAAGAAATG GTATTCCTAAGAAAGAAGGGAACCCCAAGGAGCCAAGTGGGTTTCCCCTTGCTGTTTGTTGTCTACGTCGCGCTTCTTGGTACCTTACTCGGTTACCTGCTCCGTCTATGA
- the LOC100382633 gene encoding vesicle-associated protein 2-2-like isoform X1: MGHECSREEKKRHNEKVEVKKQSSCVVHLINKSNDYVAFKVKTTSPKRYCVRPNTGVILPRKTCEFTVTMQALRTAPPDMQLKDKFLVQTTIVPYGTSDEELVPAFFSKETGRYIEESKLRVVLVSAYQSLEEQPTNKIHDTEPVVEVPVLKEVPNIENEVPDAAKEVPAPLVQAPAIVTGIPSPVEETPGLREFRVPLNEAPAVLAESPSAQKDPSVITVEHASTVIIEHSPAISIESPPLKQSVTVFKESPPSKQSIAAFKEYPPPSKQSIAVFKESPPLEETSPKEAVVLSDRGLFSVQNHQLSHVTEDVQNLKSKLNNLESKLEEAGKMIIRLKEESRSTTQERDKLQQEMVFLRKKGTPRSQVGFPLLFVVYVALLGTLLGYLLRL; the protein is encoded by the exons ATGGGTCATGAGTGTTCTCGGGAAGAAAAGAAAAGACACAATGAGAAAG TTGAGGTGAAGAAACAAAGTTCATGTGTCGTCCACCTAATCAACAAGTCCAACGACTATGTTGCTTTCAAG GTTAAAACAACATCTCCTAAAAGATACTGTGTTCGACCAAATACTGGGGTTATCCTTCCAAGGAAAACATGTGAATTCACAG TTACCATGCAAGCGCTCCGAACTGCTCCGCCAGACATGCAACTAAAGGACAAGTTTTTGGTACAGACCACAATTGTTCCTTATGGTACATCTGACGAGGAACTCGTTCCTGCCTTT TTCTCCAAAGAAACTGGCAGATACATTGAGGAAAGCAAATTGAGAGTTGTTCTTGTTAGTGCATACCAATCCCTTGAAGAGCAACCGACTAATAAAATTCATGACACTGAGCCAGTTGTTGAAGTTCCTGTACTGAAAGAGGTGCCAAATATAGAGAACGAAGTGCCAGATGCTGCAAAAGAAGTTCCTGCCCCTCTGGTACAAGCTCCAGCGATTGTGACTGGAATACCTTCACCTGTCGAAGAGACTCCTGGCCTGAGAGAATTCCGTGTGCCGCTGAATGAAGCACCAGCTGTATTGGCAGAATCTCCTTCCGCTCAAAAAGACCCTTCTGTTATTACAGTTGAACATGCCTCTACTGTTATAATTGAACATTCCCCTGCTATTTCCATTGAATCCCCTCCTTTGAAACAAAGTGTCACAGTTTTTAAGGAATCTCCTCCTTCGAAACAAAGCATTGCAGCTTTCAAGGAATATCCTCCTCCTTCGAAACAAAGCATTGCAGTTTTTAAGGAATCTCCTCCACTGGAGGAAACTAGTCCTAAAGAAGCTGTTGTGCTAAGTGACCGAGGACTCTTCAGTGTGCAGAACCATCAATTATCTCAT GTAACAGAAGATGTTCAGAATCTGAAATCAAAGCTCAACAATCTCGAATCAAAATTGGAAGAG GCTGGAAAGATGATAATAAGGCTAAAAGAAGAGAGCAGAAGTACCACCCAGGAGCGGGATAAGCTACAGCAAGAAATG GTATTCCTAAGAAAGAAGGGAACCCCAAGGAGCCAAGTGGGTTTCCCCTTGCTGTTTGTTGTCTACGTCGCGCTTCTTGGTACCTTACTCGGTTACCTGCTCCGTCTATGA
- the LOC100275390 gene encoding uncharacterized protein LOC100275390 precursor — translation MARARLPLLLLLLVAFLAGTGSTAARHAAPAPASAPRASPSISAAPEYGAPLPRLPNQHQRPSALAPSQALAPDIMPVLPSPAEDGAAPPPDADEPTIPSSPSPPNPDALEPAWALAPFGSAPAVAAQSPAAAPAPASALVLLAVPWLLLVVVV, via the coding sequence ATGGCGAGGGCGCGCCTccctctcctcctcctcctcctcgtggcgttcctcgccggcacaggCTCCACGGCGGCCCGACACGCCGCGCCCGCACCCGCGTCCGCGCCCCGGGCGTCGCCGTCCATCTCCGCGGCGCCCGAGTACGGGGCGCCGCTCCCGCGCCTCCCGAACCAGCACCAGCGCCCCTCCGCGCTTGCGCCGTCGCAGGCGCTGGCGCCGGACATAATGCCCGTGCTGCCGTCTCCGGCCGAGGacggcgccgcgccgccgcccgacGCGGACGAGCCCACCATCCCGTCCAGCCCCAGCCCGCCCAACCCGGACGCGCTGGAGCCCGCGTGGGCGCTGGCGCCGTTCGGCTCCGCGCCCGCCGTCGCCGCGCAGTCCCCCGCCGCCGCGCCGGCCCCGGCGTCGGCGCTCGTGCTGCTGGCCGTGCCGTggctgctgctggtggtggtggtgtag
- the LOC103636310 gene encoding chitinase CLP, whose protein sequence is MQAPPRKMPRRNPLLPLFLLPISALVLAWPASCTADPVPVLFPVAKDPATSLYTIPVRDGASHVIDLAGPLLWSTCDDDHLPANISCRDRLCKLANAYRAPSCGGGVAGHPCSKRCKAYPYNPVTGRCAAADLVHTRLVANTTDGRNPLSQVPVRAVAACAPRTLLDHRLPRDATGVAGLSAAGLALPAQVATSQRVANANAFLLCLPRSGSGDGVAVFGGRGPFFLKLFVTGEPSSGDLTRTLQFAPLRSRPGNPLYYVPVSGVAVGRAPVPLPPRALAAGGVVLCTRVPYTALRPDVYRPVVEAFDRGLVRSDMRVAAVPPFEFCYNRTLLPPTRLGYGVPEIALLLEGGKQEWTFVGSSSMVDVDARTACLALLEMKGVKAGDPSAAAVVVGGFQMEDHLLQFDLDKKQLGFARVPIPSACSNFNFTRGRQ, encoded by the coding sequence ATGCAAGCTCCTCCGAGGAAGATGCCGCGGCGCAACCCCCTCCTCCCACTATTCCTCCTGCCCATCTCGGCGCTCGTGCTGGCGTGGCCGGCATCGTGCACCGCCGACCCCGTCCCCGTGCTCTTCCCGGTGGCCAAGGACCCAGCCACCTCCCTCTACACCATCCCCGTCCGGGACGGCGCCAGCCACGTGATCGACCTCGCCGGCCCGCTCCTCTGGTCCACGTGCGACGACGACCACCTGCCGGCCAACATCTCCTGCCGCGACCGGCTCTGCAAGCTCGCCAACGCCTACCGCGCGCCGAGCTGCGGCGGCGGCGTCGCGGGCCACCCGTGCTCAAAGCGGTGCAAGGCGTACCCGTACAACCCCGTCACGGGGCGGTGCGCGGCGGCGGACCTCGTCCACACCAGGCTCGTGGCCAACACCACCGACGGGCGGAACCCGCTGAGCCAGGTCCCGGTCCGCGCGGTGGCCGCGTGCGCGCCGCGGACGCTCCTGGACCACCGGCTGCCCAGGGATGCCACGGGCGTCGCGGGGCTGTCGGCCGCCGGCCTCGCGCTGCCCGCGCAGGTCGCGACGTCGCAGCGCGTCGCCAACGCCAACGCGTTCCTGCTCTGCCTCCCCAGGTCCGGCTCCGGCGACGGTGTGGCGGTGTTCGGCGGCCGGGGCCCCTTCTTCCTCAAGCTCTTCGTCACCGGGGAGCCGTCGAGCGGGGACCTCACGCGGACGCTGCAGTTCGCCCCGCTCCGCAGCAGGCCGGGCAACCCTCTGTACTACGTCCCCGTGAGCGGCGTCGCCGTCGGCCGGGCGCCGGTGCCGCTCCCGCCGCGCGCGCTGGCCGCCGGCGGCGTCGTTCTGTGCACCAGGGTGCCGTACACCGCCCTCCGCCCCGACGTGTACCGCCCCGTCGTGGAGGCTTTCGACAGGGGACTGGTACGGAGCGACATGAGGGTGGCCGCCGTGCCGCCCTTCGAGTTCTGCTACAACCGGACCCTGCTGCCGCCCACGCGGCTCGGCTACGGCGTGCCGGAGATAGCCCTGCTGCTGGAGGGCGGCAAGCAGGAGTGGACGTTCGTCGGCAGCAGCTCCATGGTGGACGTGGACGCGCGCACCGCCTGCCTCGCGCTCCTCGAGATGAAGGGGGTCAAGGCCGGGGACCCCAGCGCGGCGGCGGtggtggtcgggggtttccagaTGGAGGACCACCTGCTGCAGTTCGACCTGGATAAGAAGCAGCTAGGGTTTGCCAGGGTGCCCATTCCTTCTGCGTGCAGCAACTTCAATTTCACCAGGGGGCGACAGTAG